A genomic window from Corynebacterium fournieri includes:
- a CDS encoding alpha/beta hydrolase: MVNRMVWSLSSLLSGRIQQSGSSLIDASSVPAAASSLFSAIPILAVPALFLATLGGGVFGSSMYEGASSNGSSLSNVSETFPDPDARPATLKSVTHIENDVYEVVVYSHAMGREVKNEVILPGGPDNDTSRPTFYLLMGADGAANGWSWRNSSDYQDFFQDKLVNVVTPIGSVSSMQADWYREDEATGRNKWLTYFTKELPPLMDEYFHGNGRDAIAGISMSGGPALHIASLDTERFRAAASYSGCPATSGVLGDTYVRQALKLNGADATKMWGLSSNPAWEAHSPVLHLGALEDTKLFVSAAQGVPGEIDDTKTSSERIGPPVAIEAASYACSDYFVDQAQRAGLDVEWYPQVEGTHSWGLFEKSMRKSWGVIGPALDVQPFERETPVTKAPLPEEAPQPVGGSEKGSSGSSE; this comes from the coding sequence ATGGTTAATCGCATGGTGTGGTCGTTGTCGTCGCTATTGAGCGGACGGATTCAGCAGAGCGGTTCGAGCCTTATCGACGCTTCCAGTGTCCCCGCAGCGGCATCGAGTCTGTTTTCCGCAATCCCGATCCTGGCAGTGCCGGCGCTGTTTCTGGCCACCCTTGGCGGGGGAGTGTTCGGCTCTTCGATGTATGAGGGGGCGAGCAGCAATGGGTCGTCGCTAAGCAATGTCAGCGAAACTTTCCCTGACCCCGACGCGCGCCCGGCGACGCTGAAATCGGTCACGCACATCGAAAACGACGTGTACGAGGTCGTGGTCTACTCCCACGCCATGGGCCGAGAGGTCAAAAACGAGGTCATCCTGCCCGGCGGTCCGGACAACGATACCTCGCGGCCCACGTTCTACCTGCTCATGGGCGCAGACGGAGCGGCGAACGGGTGGTCGTGGCGCAACTCGTCGGACTACCAGGATTTCTTCCAAGACAAACTGGTCAACGTGGTCACCCCGATTGGCTCCGTGTCCTCCATGCAGGCCGATTGGTACCGCGAGGACGAGGCGACTGGCCGCAACAAGTGGCTGACCTACTTCACCAAAGAGCTGCCGCCGCTAATGGACGAGTATTTCCACGGCAACGGGCGCGACGCGATCGCAGGTATCTCAATGTCCGGCGGGCCCGCTTTGCACATCGCGTCGTTGGATACGGAACGGTTCCGCGCTGCCGCGTCCTACTCTGGCTGCCCGGCAACCTCCGGTGTGCTGGGCGATACCTACGTGCGCCAGGCGCTCAAACTCAACGGCGCGGACGCGACCAAGATGTGGGGTCTGTCCAGCAACCCCGCGTGGGAGGCGCACTCGCCGGTGCTGCACCTCGGCGCGCTGGAGGACACGAAACTGTTCGTCTCGGCGGCGCAAGGCGTGCCGGGTGAGATCGATGACACGAAAACTTCCTCGGAGCGGATCGGGCCGCCCGTCGCGATTGAGGCGGCCTCCTACGCCTGCTCCGACTACTTTGTAGACCAAGCGCAGCGCGCGGGCCTGGACGTGGAGTGGTACCCGCAGGTGGAAGGCACGCACAGTTGGGGGCTGTTTGAGAAGTCCATGCGCAAGAGCTGGGGTGTGATCGGACCCGCGCTCGACGTCCAACCGTTCGAGCGGGAGACTCCGGTGACCAAGGCGCCCCTTCCGGAAGAGGCGCCGCAGCCGGTGGGAGGCTCTGAAAAGGGATCTTCCGGATCAAGCGAGTGA